The nucleotide sequence TGCGACCAGTGATCGGGTGGAAGGATTAAGCCGGGGCGCAGATGACTATCTGCCAAAACCTTTTTCAATTCTTGAGCTGCAAATCCGGGTCAGAAATCTGGTGAAACGTTCTTCTCAAGCCGAAGAAATTGAAATTCGCTGTCAGGGGCTGCACTTAAACCGCATCCGTCGCGAGGTTTCCCGGGAAGGCAAAGTGATTGATTTGCAGGACCGGGAATACCGCATGGTGGAACTGTTGATGTCCCATCCGGACAAGATCATCAATAAGCAGCTGATTCTGTCCCATATCTGGGGCTATCACTTTGATCCGCACACCAATATCGTCGATGTTCTGATGTGCCGCGTGCGTGCGAAGATCGACAAGGGATTTAATCAGCGCATGATCTATACAGTGCGCGGCGTGGGATACACTCTTCGCACCTCAAGCCGCTTGGCCGAAGTGAGCCGAGCTGACGGACGATTTACCTCGTCGTACTTTTAATAAGACTGCTCGTGGCAGTCTTTGAACAGCAAGCTGTGATTGCCCGTGCCGGACTGGTAGTACGAGTTCACAATATAGTAACCGACCTTTTTATCCTGGTCATAACGGAAGTCCACAGTCAGATAATCAAAACCGTGAGCTTCTTTATCCAGCTGGCAGGTGGTCAGAACCTGGTTGATCCCTTTGAATTCAAAGACGCTTTGGTCGCAAGAATCATTCTTGGGGTGGATGTTGATGCCACCGACCAGGCCTGCGCCATTTAAGGGCTCGGACTTAAAGATGTTGCCGCTTTCATCATAGATATCATGGCGAAGCTCTTGAAAATCAGCTGAAAAGACGATTTTTTCGTTATCCCATTTTTCAGATGTGCATACGATATTTGCGGCCCATGTTGCAGGGCTTGCAGTCAATACCAATGCAAATAATCTTGATTTCATAGGTCCGCCTTATTTGAAAAGTGCCTCTATGGTTGATGGGGGTGGTCCTAGAGTCAATGTCGAGATATGGTGAGTGACAGAGTGTCATGGGATATTACCAGCAATTTACAATAAAAACTGTTTCGGCGTACAATGTGAACATGAAAAATCAGGGATTTTCTTATTTGAAGCGCGTTGTTCGAGTTGTGGCCATTTCTTATCTGGGAATTGTGTTCTTGTTGTACTTCTTCCAAGAGCGCTTCATCTTTTTCCCTAAAGTTCTTTCTGCGGATTATAAATTTCAATTCGCCGGGGATTTTCAGGAAAAAATTCTGACTGTGGGCGATACTCAAGTTCACAGTTTGCTGTTCAAGGTTCCAGCTCCCAACGGGATGATTCTGTATTTCCACGGCAACGCCGGAGCCATGGACAGCTGGGGGGAAGTCGCCTTGGAGCTGTCGCAAAAATCCGGTTACAATGTTTGGATGGTGGATTACCCGGGATTTGGCAAAAGTACGGGGTCTGTCCGTTCGCAACAACAGCTGCTGGATGTGGCCCAGGCCTTTGTCAATGAGGCCCGGCGCGAGGGCCCAGAGCAGCGGTTGTTCATTTATGGCCGCTCGGTCGGTTCAGGAATCGCCGTAAAGACCGCCGCAGAAAATAAAGTTGATGGATTGATATTGGAAACTCCGTACACCAGTTTGTTTGAAATGGCGAAGCTGCGCTTTTCGTGGTTCCCACAGATTCTGTTGAAGTATTCGATGCCTTCAAGTCAGTGGATACAGAATGTGAACGCACCAATTTTGATAGTTCACGGCGACGCAGACCAGGTCATCCCGGCAGAGATGGGATACAAACTTTCTCAAGCTTCCAATAGGAGCACATACGTTCTTATTCCGGGAGGGAATCACAATAATCTCTCTGAATATGGAGCATACTGGGATGCTGTACTCTCTATCCTGAAGTAAGGAACACATTGTTAAGATTCAGAGAGGATTTTAGCTAAGAAGACTCGTGTTTCATCCGAAAAAAGAAACATGATCGGTTTTAATCTGGCACGTAATCTGGTGTTAGCCTCTCTGAAGTACGGTATTCCCGTAGCTTCGGTTGCTGTTGTTGCTCACTTTGTGGCGACTAAGCCTGTATCATCAGTTCAAGTCCAGTCTGAACAAAAGCAAAGAGCCCCGGCATCCGTTGTGATGTCTCAAGGCGGGACAGCGCCGTCAAATTATCAAAAAGAAAACCGATCCCATGGGTCCCATTTTTATCAGCAGCGTAGCAACCGTCCGGATTCAGGTTCTGCATCCAGCGATCTTGGTTATCGGGAGGTGGAGGCTCCGGCTCCACCGCAAGAATCCAGTTTAAATTCTCAAGGGTATAGTTCTTCTGATGGTCAGGACTTGTCGTCTTACGCCATGAACTCTTCCAGTGCTGGTGGTTCTCGCAGCAGTAACGTGGTGGCGCGTTCGACAGCAGGGAGCTTAAAATCCAGGAAAGATGATGACGAAGATGAAGAGTCCAGATCTGCCGAAGTGACGGCGGGGGCGGGTATTTCAACTGAGGCTGTTTCCGCAAAGGCCGAGTCGTCTTCAGGCAGCCGTCCTCGTGTGGATGTTCTATCGCCGCTGGTGAAGATCGCTTCGGCGCCGGCCTCGGTGGCGGAAACAGATTTTTCTGTGGAGTTTTCAGCCACTGATGATTCAGGTGTTGTCAGCTATTTCGAATGCCGTTTGAATTCAGAGCTTTGGGCGCGCTGTGAAAGTCCGGTTGTCTATTCTGATTTGGATGAAGGCGCTTACGCGTTTGCCGTGCGAGCTGCTGATAAATCCGGAAATGTCTCTGTGGCGGTCCAGCATGAATGGAAGGTGGACCTGACAGCTCCGGTCCTGACTATGACTTCTGTTCCAGCTTTAATGTCTAATTCTTTGATTGGTGTTTTTGGTCTGCATGGTGATGATGGGGTCGGTTCAGGGATTTTGAGATTTGAATGCAGCCAGGACGGAGTTCTTTATTCTGAGTGTCCCGCGATGGTGAGTATGGCGGTGACTTCAGGGGCGCGCACTCTGACGGCGCGGGCTATAGACAAGGTCGGGCATGAATCTTTGCCCGTGGCTTATTCCTGGGTGGTTGATATTATCGCCCCAACGTTGAATTTGACTTCAGTTCCAAATGTTCTGACGAACTCGACTTCTGCCACTTTTGATTTCCTGGGCAGTGACACGGGTGGATCTGACACGATTGCTGGCTATTTCTGTTCTGTGGATTCGGCAAGCTATGCTTCTTGCGTGCCGGGAGTGTCCTATGCGGCTTTGGCTGCAGGGGCAAAAACCTTTGACGTCTATGCGGTGGATGGGGCAGGCAATACGTCTATAGTTTCTCGTCATTTGTGGAAGATTGATATTGAGGCGCCGGTTGTAAGTTGGACGAAAGTTCCGGCGGTTCATTCCAATGAAAATCCCACGTCCTTTGAATTTTCTGCTGCTGATACCGGGGGTGGAGTTGTCACTGGATTTGAGTGCCGCGTGAACAGTGGTGCTGTTGCTGCTTGTTCCAGTCCGTTTTCTACGGGCGCGCTGGGTGATGCCGCGCACTCATTTGCCGTCAGAGCTTTCGATTCTGCGGGAAATGTCGGGGCGTTTATAACGCATTCCTGGAGCCTGGATACATCAATTCCAGTTTTGACCGTAACAACGCCAGCTGCCAACAATCAGGTAATCCCTGCTGCCAGCGTGGCTAATTTTACATTTGCCGGCAGTTGTTCTGAAGAGGGGCGTGCTGTGAGTCTGTCAGGCGCAGTTGCCGCGGCGACAACGTGTACTGCCGGTGCCTGGACAGTGTCTTTGGATTTACATTCTTTGACGGATGGTCCGGTTGCAATCGTGGTCAGTCAAACAGATGTGTCTGGAAATACAGCCACGGCGTCTCGCACAGTTTTGAAAGACACAACAGCGCCGCAAATCAGTCTGGGGACTGTGGCTGCGAAAAAAGGCGGCGATGCCACAGGTCTGTCATGGACTATGACAGAATATACCGCGCCTGCGGGATCTAATTTCCAGATCGATATCTTTGACGGCAGCAGTTGGTCGGCGTGGGGCAGTAAGGCAGCTACGGCAGGAGTGAACAGTGCCGTGGCTTACACCGCGTCCAGCCTGACGGTTCCGGTCCTTAATACGACACATGCCCAAGTTCGGGTGTCCTTCACAGATGCAGCAGGAAACCACACTGCAGTGACTTCCAGCGATTTCTTGATCGACAGTCTGGGGCCTGTTGTGGGCAGCGTGACGGTGAATAGCGGGGACGGGCAAAGCTCCAATAACAATATTGCTATTGCGGCAAGTGTTACGGATGTTCTTTCCAGGGTCCTGAAGGTTTGTACAAAAAACACCAGCGTTCAGCCTTTGGTGTCGGATGGTTGCTGGGTTAATCTGGCAAGTTATGGTGTGACTCCGGCACAAAGTATTTCCACGTCAGACATCTATCATAACGTGGGTCTGGCTTCGGGTTCTTACAATGTGCATGTATGGTTTATGGACGAGGTCGGAAATATTTCCCCAGCTGGCGGTAATTCGGGTGTTGTGACTTACAATTCTCCGACGCCGCCATTGATTGAAAATCTGCAGGTGTCATCGACCGACACCCCTTCGGTGCCTTTAAGCAGCACGGATCTTATGGTCGGGGCTGGGCAAAGCATTTATGTGAAATGGAAAGTTTCCAGCACCTCGGGTCTGGGATCTGCTCCTGTGAAGATCTCCTATTCTGTTGATGACCTTACCTATTCAGGCGGTCCGGCTTCAGCGCTGGCGAATGCTGCCAATGGTGCTTGTGCACTGACGGGCGGATTTACAGGTTGTGCTGTTTTGCCGGCGCCGCAAGGAACGTACTTTAAAACGCGCGTGGAAATCACCGATACCAAAGGATTTATCAGTGTCAGCGTCAGTAACTCGATGAATGCGGGGGCGGTGCGTTTTGTTGCCGGAAGCACGGATCTGGGGTTGGGCGCCAGTGCGAAATCAGCTATTCTGCAGCCTGAATCCACAAACGGCATTGCGGTGCTTGATGATGGGCGCATGTTCCTGATCGACACCCGCGGTTTGACTTGGGTGAATCAGGCCACCGGGGTGTACGAGGTGATTGCCAAAAAGACCGGAACCACCAGCGGGGATGGCGGGGCGCTTGCCAGTGCCACCTTCACAACCCTGACGGGCATTTATGTTGATAACAACAACAATCTGCTGATTGTGGATGGCAAGCGCGTTCGTCGTGTGAATACCAAATTGGCCAATCTGCCAATTTCCACCATTATTGGCGGCGGGACCGATGGGGCGGATTCTGTGGCCGTGGCCACGAACTTCCTGGCGCCGAATAATATTGGTCGCATGTTTATTTCTCCGAACGGGGATATCGTCTTCCGTACTGATGGTACTAATGGAAAGCTTCGCAAGTACACGGCTGCAACCGGCGTGATTTCTGCCATTCAAATGAAAGGGACAGGAAATACCTTCAGTGCTTCGCAAAACGTGGCTTTGTGTGCGTGGCAGGATTATGCGGTGGCCTTCAAACCAACGGGTGAAATCGAACGTCTGTTATGGAAAGTGGAATCAACAGGTCTGACCGGAAACTGTCCATTCGGTTCAACGGCGGAATGGAAAGGGTATGCTCAGGTGGATCCAGCGACTGGCGATGCCATGCTGCCAGCGCCGGATTGGATCGTTCCTTCAGCACAAGGGCGTCGTGAGTACAGTAACTTCTATAACAATAAAAACGGTGACTTGATTGCGGCGGCTTCAAGTAGCGCCTCGTCGTCCAAGGCCGTTTATAAATTTGATACAACGACCCTGAAGTGGACCACCCTGTACGGAAAGAATGTGCACGGGACCTGTGATGAAGGAACGGATCAGGACAAATGTGCGATTGCGGTCAGCAGTCTTTCGTTCAATTCTCAAGGTCAGATTTTCTATGTGGATGCCAAGAATCGCACAGTGCGCACCATTGATGCTGATTCAAAGATTCGCAATCTTGCGGGGGATCCGCTGGGATCTCCGGATGGAATTCAGCCGGCCTTGGCGCGTTTTGCTGATATTACGGACGTTAAAGAATACGTTCATAACGGCATCCGCGATTTCTATGTCTTCGACTTGGGTAATAGCCGCATCCGTCAGTTCCAGGAAGGTGTGGGTCTGACAACCGTGGCCGGAGCACAGGTTTCCACCGGTGCTGCCAATGGTGATGTCGCGGCGACAACCACAATGAACACCACCGCTGACAGTCAGCCGCATCGTTTCAATGTGGATGCTGCCACCGGGGATATTTACTACCCGCGATCTGGTGGGATGCTGAGCCGTATCGTGCGTGCCACGGGATTGTGGGAAGATCTGACAAACTCAGGATTCGGTTATGGACCGGCTCCTTCCGGGTTGGGGAATGGTCATATTCTTCTTTATACTTTCCATTACAGTCAAACTTTGGGTCATATAAATCCTTCTTTGTCCATCGTGAACCTGACGGACAAGTCGCGCACCGTGATCGCAAACCCACCGGCGAACACAGTGGCGACAAACGTGTTTTGTGCTGAAGGTACGACTTTGAAAGGCAGCTGTATTCCTATGGGATATCGTAACAACGCCAAACACCAGGGCAAGTATGATGTCGCGACGGGCAAGTGGATGTCCCATGATGGGGATGGGAACGGTCGTTTCGTTCTGGTGGACTTTGCCGGGGCGGGCATCATGGGCGCAGATCTTGTTAAGGTGAATCGCACGATCATCGGTTTTGATTCCGATCGTAATGTCGGTTTATCCAAAAACAACATCTATGCGTGCGCAAGTAATGGGCTTCTATATAAATATGATTTGAATAACAGCAATCAGGAAACAGCGCTGCCTCTGCCGAACACGACTTTTGTGTGCGAAGGGGCGGTAAACTATTCTCCGGGCCGAAATTCCCTGTTCTTCATCTACAAACAAAATGGTTTGAAGGGTGTTGCTGAATACAAACTGTAGTTTTGTTCCGTGAGCATCGTTGAATGAAAAGATGTGTTCCCTCTGAGGGATGCGAGGAACTAAACGATTATATAAGTCTTGCCAGTGCACCCAAAAAAGTTGAAGAATTTCTCAAGATTTTTTTGGAGATGTATGTCGAATCCGTTCGGTAATTTTTTGAAAAGCAAACTCGATGAAATTCAAAAACGAAATCCACGTTTTTCTTTCCGGTCCCTGGCAAAAAAAGTAGCAATATCTCCAGGCTGTTTGAATGAACTTATGCATGGTAAAAGACCTTTGAGTGAATTTTACGCCAGTAAAATTGTTCTGGGGCTTGAGCTGGGTGTGGAAGAGCGCAATCAGGTTTATTCCATGATCGCCACGCGCTCGCGCAAATTCGGTGTGCAAAAACGATTGACCGAACAGCAGTTGGAGCTGATTTCCAGCTGGGAGCACTTTGCGATTTTAAATCTGATGCGCATCCCGCAATTTCAATCCAGCGAAAAATGGATCAGCCAGCGACTGGCGATACCGGTGGAAAAAGTGCAGCACAGTCTGGATTTGTTGATGAATCTTGGTTTTATCAAGATGCAAGGGGCCACCTTTGTGCGCACGGTGGCAAGCCTGGGGACATCCTCTGATATTCCAAGTCATGCCCTGGTGCAGGCCCACGTATCTGATATGAACAAAGCTATAGAGGTGCTGAAAGTGACAACGACAGACCGCCGGGACTATTCTGCGATCACCATGGCTTTTAATCCCGATAAAATGACCGAAGTCAAAGCGCTGATCAAAAAGTTCCGTCAGCGCCTGACCTTGCTGGCTGAAGAAGGCGAGCCCTCCGAGGTCTATAATCTGAATATCCAGTTCTTCCCTTTGACTGTGCCCATTCAATAGCGAGTAAGGGTCTTACTCGCGCGGGCGGGCTTCGATCAGTTCAACGTGAAAAATCAGGTTGGAGTGGGGTTTGATAAACTGCCCGATTTGGCGCTCGCCATAGGCCAGGTGGGCGGGCACATAGATCGTGCGCTTTCCGCCTTCCTTCATGCCTAAAAATCCAAGACTCCAGCCGGCGATCACTTTTTTGGATCCCACCACAAATTCAAATGGGCGGCCGTGGTCATAGCTTGAGTCAAACTTGGTTCCGTCTTCCAGAAAGCCTTCATAGTGGCAAAACACCAAAGCGCCTTTGCTGGCGGTCTGGCCGGTTCCAATAACGGTGTCGGTGATTTTTACTTCAGGCAGTTCAGATGTCATGGCGACATACTACGTAAAGACGGCAAAAGCGGCAATGGGGAAAATAAAAAAGGCGCTGACTTCCAGCCAGCGCCTTTTGGATTCGAATCCAGCAAAGGGTCTTATTTGCAAGTTTCGATGTATTTGTTCACAGCAGAGATCGGACGCTCACGTCTCCAGTCAGCCTGCTCATATTTGTACTGAGTGTAGGAAGTGGAGAACATAGTGTCTTTCATAACAGAGCTTACGCAACGTGGGTATGCAGAGTCATTGCGGTTCCATTTTTGGCAAACTTCTTTTTTTGTGAAAGCAGAAACGGTTTTTGTTGTCGCAGGAACAGTCACCATTTTACGGCCCACGCATACTTTTTTAGGGCGAGTGGAATCAGAGTAGTCTGTTTTTACAGAATCGCAGGTTTCAACAGTGTGCTGAGCCACGAAGATTTTGAAAGAATCTTTGCCGGCGTTCAGGCAGATTTGCTGAGCTGTAACATAGCCACGAGCTGGGATGTACGGGTTGGAAGAGCTGTTGTAAACGATTTCAGTGGCAGCAGTAGCCAAAGTCGGCAACATCATAAGCATAGCGATCATCAGTTTCATAAAAACTCCTTTTGTTTTGATGTCGAGATGTTTGACATAGATAATTTTCCAGGACAAGCGGTGCTCCATGAAAACCTTTCACTGCCCTTGTGAACGTTCACTAAACCTGTGAACGGTTGGTGGGGCCTTGAGGTATAAGGGTCCCACGATGAATAAGTCTGATATTCTGAACTACAAGGATTATCGCGCCTTTCTGGCGGACTATAACAGTTGGCGCAGTGAAAACCGCGCAGGCTGGAGTCTGTCCGTGTGGACTCGTCATCTGGGTCTTTCCTATCCATCCGCTCTGTCGATGATCCTGAATCGCAAAAGACATATCGGCGACAAGCTGCTGGATACCATGTGCCAGTACTTCGAGTTCTCTGAGCTTGAAAAGAATCACTTCGCCAATCTGGTGAAATACGAAAAATCCATCGAAAGCAGCACACTTCGTATCATGGTGCTGAACCATCTCGACGGGGATAAGAAGAACTCGCTGGCCCGCTATATCGTGCGCGAAGGTCTGCGCATGCCTCGCTTTGAAGATGCCGAAAGCCTGGCCGAGATGCTGGCGCCGATTCTGGGAATGAAGTCTTCAGAGGTTCTGGTTTTAGAGCCCGGGGTTCCGGAAAAGCCGGATCCCAAATCCATGCACCAGGAAGTGCTGGGACTGCTGGATCGGTCCTTTGATTTGGTTCCCAAAGAGTCCCGTCAGTATTCGACAAACTTCATCCGCATGGAGTCTTCGCGTCTGCCCGATGCTATTGCCCGCCTGCGGGCCTTTCAGCGCGAGTTTATCGCAGAGTTTGACTCCGAGGTTGGGGATTCCCTTGTGTGCTTCCAGAATGCCGTATTTGCAATGCTAAAAGAGTCTGCTCCAAGCCAAGAGACTTTGCCATCTTCCAAAAATCGGACCTGATCGTTCCGCGAATTTCCGCCTATATTGCGCTTTTCAGAGCTGCGGCATCTATTGAGCCCGGCTTTTTTAGTTCGTATAGTTTTTGGCGTGAAGAGAGAATTGGAAATTTTAACGAAAGGTTTTCCTGTGAAAATGCTTCTGACTGCTTTTGTTTCTTTGTTGTCTTTGTCTGCAACTGCGCAAGCCGCTGTTATGCAAGTGGACTGTGTTGGTGCTGACACTCAGATTACTGCAAACCTGATTGTTGAAGGTCGCAAGGTGACAGGTTTTGTGGCAGCGGCGGGTTCTGGCATTGATGCTTTCCAAGCTGATGCCAATGGTTCTTACATCTTCTATAAAGCGGGCGAGTACTATACAGATTTCGATCTTGAGATCATCGAGTTCTGGGGTATTTCCGGTGATCAGTCCGTAGGCTACAAATCCTACACTGATAAAAACGGTAAATTTGTTCAGACCGTATTGGTGAATAAAAAAGCGGTTAATGCCCAGTGCATGATCGGTAAGCAGTAGTCCTTTCAAATACAAGGATGGCTTTAATTAAGGCGCCGGGGAAGTCCCAGCGCCTTTTTAATTGGTTTTCAGTCATGCAAAATACGCATATCTGGATTCCGACTATGCACTCGCTGTTAACGGGCCCTTTGGGTATATTGCCTTCAAGAAGCAATTACGAAAAAAGGAGGCTTCCATGATGGGATTTATTGAATCTCTTAAAGTGAAACTGTTCGGACCATCCGTTCTAGAATGCCTGGCACATTTAGACTAGGCCCACTTAGGCCGTAGACTGTGGCCGTGAACAAGCCCGCTAATGCAGCGGGCTTTTTTATTTTCTGGACACTGGACTTTCGATATCGCTGCTTTTGCACAGGGGTCCAGTACCATCAGGCCTCCCGGGGCTTATCATAGGGTAGGTTCAAAGGGAGGTCTTTATGGCTACCAATAAAAACTTTAACGAAAGAAATGCGGATAAAAACAGCAGTGTAAAACAACCTGCCAGTAAACCCGCTGAAAGAACCGAAAGAACACAGCAGCCTTCCCATACAGAAGGTGACAACAGAAGCTCTCGCTCAACCACAGAAAGATACTCACGCGATGAGGAAATGGAAGAGTGATGAACTTGTGATATTTGCAAAAGAGGGGCGTTAAGGCCTCTCTTTTGTTATGGAGGTGTTATGGAAGAGCTTTCGTCAAATATTTCTCAAACCTCACGACGTTTTCCGCTGACCGCCTTGTTAGGGGTGTTCGGAGGCGCGGCCGTAGGTCTCTATTTCTACAACAGATATAAAAAATCAAACCGGGACAATACAGGGTTTTTACGAGAACAGCAGGAAGTCGACACTTCTTCAGAGGATTCCTTCCCGGCCAGTGATCCGCCGTCCTGGAGCAGTGGGCATAACACGGACTGGCACTGAAAGCAGTTCAATGGCCTGTCTGGCGGCCCGTTGACCGCTTTGCAGGGCTCCGTGCACAGTGCCCTGATCTGCCGGGCGAGCCGTGGCCTCTCCGGCAATGATGATCTTTTGTGCGAATGGCAGGTGCAGGCTGTGCGGGGTGTTTTCTTTTTGCAGGCCAATGTAGGAATAGGCTCCCAGGCTGAACGGGTCCGCTGACCAGTTGTGGGTAAAGTGGCGGCTGTATTGGGCGTTTATGAACGTGCTGGTTCGGCGGGTGATAAACGCCAGGGACTTCAGAGCTGCGGCAACACGTCCGGATTCTTTCCAAAAACTCATTTCGTAAGCGCGGGGGCCGCCTTGCCATGCGACCAGAAGGTTGTTGTGTACGGGCAGTTGAGTCCACCAGGTGGGGAAATCAATCCGGGGATCCGCGTGCAGAAATCCTGCGCCCCGGTCGGTCAGGTTTTCCCAAAAACGAGTTTTAAATTCAAAAGTGATGCGCTGGATGTGACCACAGTGAAGGACGTCCAGGGCCTTTTGCAACGACGGAAGTGGAGGATCCACGACCAGTTTTTTAACAACACCCAAGGGCAGGGTGATGACCACGATCGGTGCCTGCAATTTGAAGCGTCTTTTGGAAAGTCGATGATATCCGTGAATCTCGATGCTCTCAGGAGTGTGACATAATTTCTGCACCACGCGACCCAGAAGTAAACTCGAGGATTCTTGCACAGCCTGTTTTTTCAAGTTCTCGATAATGAAAGAATATCCCTGCTGGGGACGGAACTCGGTTTTTTCCTTCAGCTGCGGTTCGTCGACCTGTTCTGATTCGGCCAGATATTTTTCACCAACGAAATTCAGATCCGCCGCCAAAAAGCCTTCTACATAAGAAATGAAATTTTGTTTTTGAAAGGGGGATTCAAAGGTGTGGCTGTTGATAAATTCCTGGCCGGTCCGGTCGCGTTTTCTTTCTTTTCTCAGGTGCGATGAAACTTTGTCCATTTCTTCCCAGAACCGGGGCTTTTCGAGAATGCGTTTTTTATGGATCTGGTGCCGATGGTCGGTGACCTCGATAAACGAACCCCCTTGAGGTGTCAGCAGGTCAAAGATCTCTTTGTGTGCGCCATGAATGAATTCAGCACCGTATTCGATCAGCGGTGACGCTGATGGATGACTCCAGGCGCGTCCTCCGACCCGGTCCCGCGCTTCCAGAATCACAAAGGGGATATTCTGTTGTCTTAGTTCCCGGGCGCAGCTCAGACCCGCGGCCCCAGCGCCCACAATGATGACCTTGGGCTGCTTCATAGAACCTCCTGGGATCAGTTTTTCTTTCTTCGTGGAAAAGTTCAAAATGTATGATCTCACAACAGCAGCGACAATAGGCTGGGTGGGACGCTGTTGTTTAAAAGTATTCGGTATTTTAAGCACCTTTACGCGGGGCCTTTCGTAAAATCAGGGGATACAAAGGGGGACTCCATGCAGATTTACGAACTTCTGAAAAAGGACCACCGGGAAGTGAAAAAAATGTTCGAACAAGCGCAAGGCGCTTTGGATGATGGCAACCTGTTTGAGGCGGAAAAAGTGTTTTACAAGATTCGCACTGAGCTGACTGCTCATGCCAAGTCCGAGGAAGAGGTGTTTTATCAACCCCTGAAAGCTCTGGCGCGTGATGAAAAATCCGAAGAGCTCAGTTGGGAGGGTCAGGAAGAACATCATGTCATTGCCCTGCTGCTGAATGAGCTGTCACGTCTTGGTGCGAGTGAACCTTCGTGGAAGGCCAAGTTGACCGTTCTGAGTGAGCTGGTCGATCATCACGTCGAAGAAGAGGAAGGGGAGATATTCAAAGCCGCGAAAAAGCATTTCTCGGATGCCGAGGCGGTGGAGATCGCAGAACAGATGACGGCACTGAAAGAGCGCTACAAAACCATGATCGATGATGCGCTGGAAGAGGATGTGGAGATATTCACCCATCCGGTGCGCAAGATTCCGTCAGAGGGCTTGCGTCCATCTGCGTGAGGTGAGAAGCTGTGGGTCGAAAGAGGGGACGACCATGCGTATCAGGCAAGTGGGTTTTTCGTCACGTCTGAAGGCTCACAGAAAAATTCTGACCCTGGAGACGCTGAAATTTATTGTCGAGTTTTTCAA is from Bdellovibrio bacteriovorus str. Tiberius and encodes:
- a CDS encoding response regulator, which translates into the protein MKCLLIEDDQEIAGHIIESLVSICYDVKYVDDGTKGLQAALVDRYDIIILDMMMPGMMGADLIQALRKNNISTPVLVVSALSATSDRVEGLSRGADDYLPKPFSILELQIRVRNLVKRSSQAEEIEIRCQGLHLNRIRREVSREGKVIDLQDREYRMVELLMSHPDKIINKQLILSHIWGYHFDPHTNIVDVLMCRVRAKIDKGFNQRMIYTVRGVGYTLRTSSRLAEVSRADGRFTSSYF
- a CDS encoding alpha/beta hydrolase; this encodes MKNQGFSYLKRVVRVVAISYLGIVFLLYFFQERFIFFPKVLSADYKFQFAGDFQEKILTVGDTQVHSLLFKVPAPNGMILYFHGNAGAMDSWGEVALELSQKSGYNVWMVDYPGFGKSTGSVRSQQQLLDVAQAFVNEARREGPEQRLFIYGRSVGSGIAVKTAAENKVDGLILETPYTSLFEMAKLRFSWFPQILLKYSMPSSQWIQNVNAPILIVHGDADQVIPAEMGYKLSQASNRSTYVLIPGGNHNNLSEYGAYWDAVLSILK
- a CDS encoding DUF4423 domain-containing protein — translated: MSNPFGNFLKSKLDEIQKRNPRFSFRSLAKKVAISPGCLNELMHGKRPLSEFYASKIVLGLELGVEERNQVYSMIATRSRKFGVQKRLTEQQLELISSWEHFAILNLMRIPQFQSSEKWISQRLAIPVEKVQHSLDLLMNLGFIKMQGATFVRTVASLGTSSDIPSHALVQAHVSDMNKAIEVLKVTTTDRRDYSAITMAFNPDKMTEVKALIKKFRQRLTLLAEEGEPSEVYNLNIQFFPLTVPIQ
- a CDS encoding FKBP-type peptidyl-prolyl cis-trans isomerase; the protein is MTSELPEVKITDTVIGTGQTASKGALVFCHYEGFLEDGTKFDSSYDHGRPFEFVVGSKKVIAGWSLGFLGMKEGGKRTIYVPAHLAYGERQIGQFIKPHSNLIFHVELIEARPRE
- a CDS encoding flavin monoamine oxidase family protein, with translation MKQPKVIIVGAGAAGLSCARELRQQNIPFVILEARDRVGGRAWSHPSASPLIEYGAEFIHGAHKEIFDLLTPQGGSFIEVTDHRHQIHKKRILEKPRFWEEMDKVSSHLRKERKRDRTGQEFINSHTFESPFQKQNFISYVEGFLAADLNFVGEKYLAESEQVDEPQLKEKTEFRPQQGYSFIIENLKKQAVQESSSLLLGRVVQKLCHTPESIEIHGYHRLSKRRFKLQAPIVVITLPLGVVKKLVVDPPLPSLQKALDVLHCGHIQRITFEFKTRFWENLTDRGAGFLHADPRIDFPTWWTQLPVHNNLLVAWQGGPRAYEMSFWKESGRVAAALKSLAFITRRTSTFINAQYSRHFTHNWSADPFSLGAYSYIGLQKENTPHSLHLPFAQKIIIAGEATARPADQGTVHGALQSGQRAARQAIELLSVPVRVMPTAPGRRITGREGIL
- a CDS encoding hemerythrin domain-containing protein, with product MQIYELLKKDHREVKKMFEQAQGALDDGNLFEAEKVFYKIRTELTAHAKSEEEVFYQPLKALARDEKSEELSWEGQEEHHVIALLLNELSRLGASEPSWKAKLTVLSELVDHHVEEEEGEIFKAAKKHFSDAEAVEIAEQMTALKERYKTMIDDALEEDVEIFTHPVRKIPSEGLRPSA